cttttatttcctGTCTCTGAGCATTACTGCGAGCTGCCAGTAACATAAGGATGGTATCTTCATCAGTGCctgaaaataaagcattatagaAGAGAGTGAAAGTAAGATATTAGCTgaagatgtttttctttagtcCACGAACGTGTAGTTACCACTATGTTCTGACTAATTATGATTGTTAACGATGGAAAGAAAAACCGCCTAGCAAAAGAAGCAAACTCTATTAAAGATATGATTCGTAAAACTTACCGATCCCTTTCATGGCCTTGCGCAAAACTTCAGCATCATGCTTCGCGTTGAAGTTCACAAAGGGTTTCACACTTCCTCTGGTTGCCTGCAGAaaatacaaaaccaaaatgaatcTATAGCATAgcaaaaaatatcataatataacataaagcAGACTTAGGAGTGGTTTTATTCTTAAATACGTGACTTGTCAGATATCCTTTGAAGATTCACCAGTAAGATCAAAATGATTTGCAGCCCTTACTGGTTGCCAGATATGATCTCAAATCAGAAAAGACAGCAGCTATGTAAAGGTTTGCAgggagaaatatattttttaatattgaaccAAACGCACAAAACCAGGTTTTGGTATTTGCAGACTGAATCGaaaaatgtcaaacaaaaataattaacatgcatAATCATTCAAGGCACAAAAAAGCATGTGGAGCAGGTGAATTCTGAACGGATTAGCCAGCGCAGGTGTTTGAGAATATGAGCAACATCAACCTCATTTATTAAACTCATGCATGCAATCGCTCATGTCTTTCATCATTACCATGTGTAAATACTGAATTTAGCAGACAGATATGAACCGATAACAATTGAAACTGTTTTGCAATAATTGTGCTCTCGGTCTCTTATTGACCTTTCGATGGCTAGAAGTACCCATTTCCACAATTCTTGTTTACATTGCGATTGTATCTTTCCGGTAACCCTTTAAAACCTCTGTAAACACTATATAGACAGAGAGTATCTGTAACCCATACACAACTGATTAAAGATAGACAAAGATTGTGGCTCAGGTTAATGATAGTGCTGCGGTGAAGAATGAGATAAGGTATACGGTTTGGGTTTAGGGTTCAAGTTCAGGTTGAAAGTCAGGGATCGGTTAACCCCCGAGACCTTCGATCAGATTTGATACCAAAAGCAGTAGCGTTAATCTTTAGCTGCTCTTATAATGAAATGTTATGACAACACACATAAGTCTTAGAATCACGACGCCTTGAAAAGCAGCTTGTGTCGAGCATTAAACTTTTAAGAAACAACACACGATATGCCAGCCCAAGCACGGCTAATCCTTGTAGATGTACTACATTATACGGGTGTTTGCTTGGTTCTGGCAGGTGTGGGATGATAAAGATACAGTGACCTATTCGGTGGGTTTCCTCAGTCTGATCTGATACAGGTCTCATCTGCTGTAATCCAATCATCCATCACCTTCACCACCATGATGACTTAACCGTCGCCATGCCAACACAGATCTAATAACTTAACtcttgaattttaatttatggcAATTAATTTTTGTCAAATCTGCTCccgttgtttgtttatttatgtttatttgtctATCATACTAATAACACTTGTATTTGTagttaaacagattttttaaaagcagtgttttaaGCTTAAACCAGCAAGACAAAGACCCAGATTAGCCTAATAAAACTCATCATGaactacattattaaaaaataacaaaaataatgcaaaatgataCATACGCAGCTCGGCTCTTACCATTTGTACAGGTACAGGCAGCACTACGAGCAGTtctggaaagaaaaagaaaaaagtacataaagTTATCAGAGCGGTTCTGCAGTAATTAAAACTCATTACGTTATGATGTCAAATTGCTCGTCCTAGTACCCACAATAGCTAAATACCTTTAAGACTGTACACGAGTTATTcctgtcatttactcatttgAGATACGCTGTTACAGGACAGCGAATATACCTACCTGTTGCTGTATACAGTCACCTGTGTCGCGAGAGGTCAGTCTTCTGGCGCGTGCCAACAGTCAGCGAAGTTGTTGTAGCTGAATTAAGGACACGCCCTCAAAACCAGCTGTCAATCATATTGACTGGCGTGGAGAACAGAGGAACGATAGAGACTGTAGTTGTTGGTAGCTGTAGGCTTTATATTCGGTGTCCTTGTCTTGGTTGGTTTATATTTCTCGTCGTATAGTAGACAAAAGGGTTCAATTAttgttattcaaaataattaaatagttgTAGAAACGACGTAGGATGCGAAAGTGAGATGCGTAAATCCGTTTGAAACTCTTTTACAGCAGATCTCCAAACGTCCACAAGTGGCCAGTATAGGGCATATTTTAcctatgttttatatatatatatatatacacacacacacatatatatatatatatatatatatatatatatatatatatatatatatatatatatatatatatataagctgcagtttttatttatttatttttatttaaatatagcatttCAACAGAATATGGCATCACCGAAACAATTTATGTGTCAtttgctcattttcattttcattcattttcattgactCCTTTGTATTGGACAATTTTATCAAAATggttatgtaataaaataagtagcaattaaaaacaattattaactaattatttatACTTTGACAAAATTACATCTTGTGTACTTTGGTGCAACTATAAAAATTGACTAAAGATattccaaaatgttttctttagatGGCATTGGGAGGATGTTTGCTCGGCTTTGAACataatcaatattttgaatattattcattttagaagCATCAGGCTTTGACAGAAGTAATAACCAGAACACGGAGAACCCCTCTCCGAATACTTATTGATGGGCAATATAGTAGATATATTACTTTGGCCTTCCTTAAAGAATTATGCTTTTGTCAAAGCCTTTTATTgatatgcttattttatttctgtgatttataCACCACTTCAACACAGCAAAATAAaccttgtttttctgttttaaggTGATGCATAAATAAAGCGTGCTCATTGCTTGCCAGGCAAGAGAGAGACaagattaaaagattaaaaattatCAATCAATTACTAATGCGTCAGCAGCTGAAGTGCACTAATATTCACTCATACTACATGTAAGTAGAAGAACCCTGCTGTGTGTTTGACTAAATATGCAGTGTGGTGTGAATTTAATGTTCTCACTTGCCTcatgaacataaacacacagtgtgtgtgtgtgtgaatggctTAATAAAAGCAGCAGAGCTGGCTTCATTGACATTCATGGCTGAAGATGTTTTGCTAACCCGGTGATTGATATAATGCTGATTGAaccatgcatacacacacacacacacgaagtATATCATTTGTTTAAggtttatttggtttatttaactttattcgCTTTAGCGTGCCAAAGAAAGGAATAATATAAAaggcacattttttttgttataagcGTTACAACACACTAAACAGTATTGAGCGTGACAGGTCTCCATTGTTTGTTAGCAACTCAGGGTTGCGTTTTGAAACATCATTTTtcaatttagacatttttccAATATGCAACAAAATTGATTCcacttttttattcataaataaccGTCTTCTTTCTGAGAACaaacagtagaaaaaaaatctattcctGCCCCCAAACTAGTTAGGAGACATATTGACtgactttttaattaatctgtgtgtgtgtgtgtgtgtgtgtgtgtgtgtgtgtgtgtgtgtgtgtgtgtgtgtgtaatattgtGTGAGTGAATAGTATTGGCTTTAAAAACTGACATATGTTGAATTTATGTTATTGAAAATCTGTCTAGTCAGTAATCTATTTTTTACAAAGAACTGATGtcagaataacatttttatcaataaaagAAAACGTGTACAGAATTGTGTctgctgaaatatataaagcatCTGCAATACTATAAAGGAATAATAGTCAGCAAATACATCTCACATTTTCGtagtaaagctttaaaaatttcctcagtacagtttttcattctttcatccTTTTCAGGCACAGTTTTCGCTCTCACTTTGTTCATTGTCCAGCAGCTTCAGAAATCAGAGCTGTCCTCCAAAAGTCTGTTTTTTTCACCTTTATCCATGATGCTTCTCTCTCAGATCCCACGATGTCTGCGGGAGCCCAGATGCGGCTGAAGGGTGCTATTGCCTACAGAGTTTCTGAGTTGTTTTAGCAGCATCCACAGAAGAAGTCCCATCAGAACCAGCATTAGTGTGAAGAGCCCCAAATAGACGCTTAAGTTCCAGCCCCATCCCGCTGTAAGAGGCAAGGAGGTGGACGCCACCAGGAACCTCCTCGGGGAGGGCATCGGTTGcaataaaattgcataaaactAGTGCAGCTCTTTATGGATCCCTGAAATCAAGCGGTGTGATAGTTCATTCACGTGTAAGAATTATCTGTGTGCTCTTCATGTCCTTCCgtcattaaatctttttaatccAAAGGGAAGCATGCTGTGTCTCTTTGGTGTTGTGCAAAATGAGAATGATGCTTGAAGTCCTCTCTGCAGCTGCGCCTCCTCCTTCTGTTGTTGAGTCACATCCACACCCCTTCATCTGTGTGCGCGTGTGACCAAAATGTTGTCTCTAATTAAAATCTACGATGtcaataaaaatgcttaatgttctaacaatgaaaatcaatgtttttatgttacatataaaaacataaacaaaagccAACCTTTGGTCTGTTTCCCTGTTTTCAATGGGCACCAGCCTAGCCTGACCAGTGTTGTTTACCAACTATACCTAAAACtaggaaaaaatataatgtttaataaatacaatcaatgtattataaacaaaattaatgtcTTTTCAGCAAACGTCTTCCTGTAAAAGTAATTGTTGACATATAGGCGtgtatccaaaaataaaaaatgagaacaaaataCCTGAGGAATAGCTTGGAATAgcttaattaatgaaataactATTACCTATTACTAGTAGTCCTACATAACCTAAACCAAATAACTCatgttttaataacttaatgaaatgtaaatattcaattatttcaaaattgttTATACTATTAGAGCACTGGGAAATATAACTAAaagcatgatatatatatatatatatatatatatatatatatatatatatatatatatatatatatatatatatatatatatatatatatatatatatatatatatatatatatatatatatatatatatatatatatatatatatatatatatatatatatatatatatatatatatatatatatatatatatatatatatatatatatatatatatatacctataatACTCACTTATGGTTTCAGAtagaaatagatagatataaactcatagagatagatagatagatagatagatagatagatagatagatagatagatagatagatagatagatagatagatagatagatagatttaactacagtatttttgggcaaacgtTTGCTGTTACTATGGTAACCAGAGATGGTTTGCGTGACTGACAAACATGGCGCTGCTGAGGAAACGTGTTAgctgcaaacaaaaacacgtTTGCTGCTGCTGTACTTAGCCGGAATATTATTTTGTCCGCGAAGGGAAGCACATCGTTTGAATAAACGTCTATGAACAGGCGCTATAGTTTTTAATCTACGTGTTAACATGACGTGAATCACCCTGTAAAGCGGACCAACCGACGCAGCTAATGTTAGCCACTTCATCTGCGGCAGAATCAGCCACTAACTAATCCGCAGGATAATCCATTCGGTTGTGACGACTAGCCAGGACCACTGTATTATATGTTCATCAGAAAAGCtcgaaatatatatttgttttcagagtACTATCTTGGGAAATCAGTAACAGCTAAGTCGTACGTTACTGGAGCATCTTAAAATATCAGCGCTACGTAGAAAACGGCTAACTTAACCTGTGACAATTTTAAAGGACCTGCGTTGTGATTAGTCTAAGAAACGAGATGGAATTGAATTTAAACCACGTTGATTATCTACAGGTAAGTTCTCGGAGGCtctgtttgtatttgtacaTCGGCTGTGATTTACAGCGGCAAGTTGGCACTTGggtgtttaaaatgcaaactgGCCGAGACATTTAGGAaacttaaatattattcattatcaAAAAGGAAATTCGCTAATGGCCATGTCATCTTTGTTTTCTCAGGTTGGAGTGACGTCTCAAAAAACCATGAAACTTCTTCCAACTGTGGGGCGAAAAGCAACTCAAAAGGTATACCTTCATcccttttaaaagaatattccGTGTTTAGCATCATTAAAGCTCGTCAAAATCATCTGTCCACAAACATAATTATTGCCGCACAtcatatatcaaaaataatattactcaTTCCTCAGTGCTGACAGTCCTGCTAAAAAACTACAACGGTGATGAGGTTTCTGTTGTAGACTGTTACATGGGTTTACTCGTTAAAACAAGGGAGCTGGAAATTAGATCCTACTCGTGAAAGAGCATGCGACATGTCCTGTTTATTTGAGCATGCGCTTGACATTTCTCCCCCACTCAATCAAACAGGGAACAAGCATTTGTCTATAAACTGCCTAATTGCTTGACAAatgaagttgttgttgttgttgtcctTCTAGTGTGTCACTTTCTCATTTCAGGTGGCTGTTGCAGATCATGATGGTGTTGTGACTTGTTTTGGAATGAAAAAAGGGGAGGCTGTGGTATGTATAAGAAGTGTTTCCTGTTTTTAGTAAACACTGGCATTCAAAAATTTGAGTCaataagaaatgaatactttaatTCAGGCAAGGATGaatcaaattgatcaaaagtgacattaacatttttgatattataaaatatgtttcaaataataaatgctgttgttctgaACGTTCTATTAATGAAACAATCCTGAGAAAAAACGTATCTCATTatcctcaaaaatattaaacattaaaatgttttcaacatcgatatttaatagaatttaacagaaatatttcttgagtaccaacaaaacaaaatcatatttttttttcctcatttggAGAATAAATGTATGTCTTTTTTTCCAGCCTGTGTTCAAATCGCTTCCAGGTCAAAAGATCTCCAGACTTGAGCTTGGAGGGGCTTTGGGAACCCCACAGGAAAAGATCTTTGTGAGCTCTGGCTCTGAAGTGAGGGCATATACAAAAAAGGGCAAACAGTTTCTTACATTTGAAGCCAACCTAACAGAGAGCATAAATGCCATGTGAGATCTGCTTCTTGTTTTTCAGACTCTCTTGACTTGATTTCTATACTAATTTCTATACTAAATTTGATAATGCAtgtattacattgtaatttttacttctgtttgtgctttattttcCTACAGGCATGTTTCTGGGGCagatctgtttgtgtgtgccaGTTACATTTATAACCATTACTGTGACTGCAAGGATCAGGACTACTACCTTTCAGGAGACAAGATCAATGACGTCCTGTGTTTACCCGTGGAGACTGTGGGCCGCATTGTGCCCATCCTGGCCTGCCAGGACAGAGTACTTCGAGTATTGCAGGTAGTCTGACTTGGCATGTTGGTCTCTCTTTATCTGTCCTTTGTTATCAAATTATACTTTAGCAGCCACTGGGACTCTATTACTTGGTGGCCATGTTCATGCTCAACTCCACAGTTATCCTACACTTTGTGCTCCATTAGGGCTCTGACCTTCAGTATGATGTAGAAGTTCCCGGACCTCCAACTGTTCTGGAACTTCTCAACAGAGATGGTGGTATGTgctaaaaaagtcattttagtgTGAATGCATGTATTGGTTCAGTCAGAGAAACTGATAATGCATGAAATCTTGTTTCTCAGGAAAGGGTGGTGAGGAAGTTCTTTATGGAACAGCTGATGGGAAACTAGGTCTTGTGCAGATTACCAAATCTGGACCCATTACTAGTTGGGAACTGGataatgagaagaaaaaaggaGGTGCAAATTAGATAACAAGAGGCTTGTTattacatatgaaaaaaattgAAGCCATGCTAATTTGTATTGGTATTTTTTAAGGTGTGCTTTGTATTGATACCTTTGACATTGTTGGTGATGGTGTGAAGGATATCCTGGTGGGAAGAGATGATGGGACTGTGGAGGTCTACGGGTTGGACAGTTCAAATGAGCCAACGCTGCGTTTTGAGAATGTGAGTGTTACATATAATGTTGATAAGTTATAGATGGAACACcctcatttagtcatttagtcaaaatcatgacttaaaataaattcttctGCACTACACTTGAGATAATTTTCTTTCAATGTGTACAAGGTTTTGTCTGAGAGTGTGACATCGATCCAGGGTGGCTGTGTTGGAAAGGAAATGTATGATGAAGTTCTTACAACAACTTACACAGGTTAGCTGTTTGTTGCTGTTAGCTTAGTCTGTTTTCTAAGAACAGTGTGTTCTTCTATGTTGGTCAtgtcagtatatattttattattcaccTGTGCTGACTGAGAAGTCTTGTGCCTGGTTTCCAGGATGGGTGTCAGGTCTTACTACAGAACCTCAACAGATGGTTGCAGGCCCAGGGGATGAGATCAAGATGAGCCGGGAGACGCAGGGGAAGGTGGCCTCACTCAGGTACTATCAGGCTTTTATCTAGATGTATCTGAAAAAACAAAGATCTCTTTACTAAACTAGTTTAGATTTTGAAACACCTTCTGACATGCCTAGTTTtgtcatgcatgtgtttttacaggGCAGAGTTAGAGCAGTTGCAGGCGAAAGTGTTACAGGGGAGAGAAAAATACCAGCAGAGCTCTCAATCCAGCACAGCTGTGTCCGCTGTGCCAGTCTTTAGCATCAATGACAAATTCACATTGTGCCAGGATGATGCCAGCTACAGCCTCACACTAGAGGTGCAGACTGCCATTGATAACTTGCTGCTACAGGTGAGAGAAATACACCaattcattttgcttttattcatatgaactaccatttaaaacatttggtttggtaagatttttatggtgtttttggaAGGAGTCTGTTTTGCTCACTAAGcctgcatttgtttaattaaagttacagtaaatgcagtaatattgagagaaattactacaatattctaacaactgttttattgttttcatattttaaaatgtaattttctttctgtggtggcaaaactgatttttcagcagccattactccagtcttcattgtcccatgatccttcagagatcatgctaatatgcagatttgattTAAACACATTTAGCTGTTTTATGGAAACCGTGATATTTTTTAAGGcttctttgatttttttcagaatggtAACAATGTGAAAACAGTTTTTACTTGCTTTCGATTAGTGATAATAAGtgatcattatttaaaaaaatatatatatatttgatcgTTAGCATATGTCACAATTTACTAAAACGTGTGCTTGATTAGTTTACTAGAAGAAATAGTTAATTGCAtggtaaaagcatttttatgggtctttttatatattacttttttatatgtCTGGAATGTTGTACTGACCAATCAGCATTCAGAACTGAAACTATCCATTTTAATTTATCCATCGTTTTGTAATCAATGTTCTTCTGATCTTCACAAGTTTTGCATCAAATTTTTGGGTTGTGATTTCAACTTCCCTACATTTCTGACAGAGTGACGTTCCCATTGACCTGTTGGATGTCGATAAGAACTCAGCAGTGGTCAGCTTCAGTGAATGTGATTCAGAGGTAATGCACCTGTGTGCCACATTACTGACCTTACTTAATGATCACATCACATTTGTTtccaaaactgtttttttttttttgttcattaaaccCTCACAGTCAAATGGGAACTTCCTCCTCGCCACCTACAGGTGCCAAGCAAATACCACCAGACTGGAACTGAAGGTGTCTACTTCTTTGTGTctgcattattttcagtgtaataacatacatttgcatgttcTTTAAATTCCAAGATAGGCAATACTTGATAACTTGATTTCTATCTAAGGTGAGGTCTATAGAGGGTCAGTATGGCACCCTTCAGGCTTACGTGACGCCAAGGCTTCAGCCCAAAACCTGCCAAGTTCGACAGTACCAGATCAAACCTCTTTCCCTCCACCAAAGGACACACGCAATCGATCAGGAGCGGTGAGCTTAGAGACACGCAATGCTTGTGAATTCTTATCAAGCATTTATTCTGCCAGCTAAGCATTCTCTCTTCGTGACTAGGCCCATGAACACATTGAGACTGACAGGGCAGTTCAGTTTTGCAGAGATCCATTCTTGGGTTGTGTTCTGTCTGCCTGAGGTGCCAGAGAAAACCCCGGCAGGAGACAGCATCACATTCAACTTTCAGAACACTTTTTTGGGCACACAGCTAGAAGCCACCTATTGGTGAGACTCAAAATATATTACTACTAGATGATTGCGTTACAAGCATCGTAAACAgtctttatcattttaatgtttttcagtaaaggTGAGGCAAACTTCAAATCGGACAACATTTCTACCATATCCATACTGAAGGATGTTTTGTCCAAAGAGGCCACAAAGCGAAAAATCAATCTGAATATATCCTATGGTAAATTCACAGACTTATGTTTTAACTGATGTATGTGGTCTAATAAATGAGATTCTCTCTTTGGTTAATTTAATCACAAGTAGTGTAAGTCAGTGTAGATGCATTTGGGTTGCATAATGATACTAGCTGACCACTTGTGATTGATTCACCTGAGATGGATGTTATTACCAGATTACATTACACATGATTTCAGTTCTTCATGCATCAAGTATGATTAATATGTGTTTGCTGTATTGGTTTCAGAGGTGAATGAGGATTCTGTGAGCCATACTCTTCAGATGATTCATCCCAAGCTAGAGTATCAGTTAATTTTGGCCAAAAAAGTTCAGCTTATTGATGCTTTAAAGGTAAATTATACAAAAgactttgcaaaaaaacaagtctgaaaaactgtaaaaaaaaaacaaacaaaacaaaaacaagcctgagtgtgtgtttgtgtgtgtttgtgtattgcATGCAGGAGCTACAGGTGCATGAAGGGAATGCAGATTTTCTGATTCCAGAGTATCGCAGTATACTTGATGAATCTGCCCAGCTCTTAGAAGAATATAAGAAACAACCAGCTCACTTAGAACGATTGTATGGTAAGTGAACTCAGGTGgctttttacaatatatttgtaatattttgtaaagttTTTCACATAGCAGATGTCTGtacaattaatgtttttacaatcAACCCTTGAGAAAGATTTCTGAGTAAACAaaccattttgttttcttacagGTATGATCACTGATCTGTTCATTGACAAGTTCAAATTTAAAggtcaaaatgtcaaaacaaaagTTTCACAACTACTTGCAATTTTGAACAACTATGAACTTGATTCATTGATGGAATTTTTCAGTGAAGCTTAATAGAATGCAAAATTAAAGcactttttagaaatatattttgtgaattttgttttttgctATGAACATTAGGTATTCTGTAGGAGCTGGTTGTACCACTAcagattcaaattaaaatgttcagtgtaataaacataaaaaacatgtaTGACTGCAGTTGTTTCATTCATTGTCTAGTTGCATTTctacagaaataaacattttcatgaaaaGCTGTGTCTGTTTTGTTAGTCCTTCAGTCAGGACATAAACTTTAATCAAACATATTTTGAGAgttttttgaaatacatttttatttatttaaaacaattaaaatggtGTGGTGTGATTTTTATGTCAGTGCAGTAGTATGAGCAATTATTTGCTATTATAGTGATTACTtgctaaaacaataaaaaattatgcacATAAACAACATTCTGTTGTTTAAttctagtatttttttcttttaagtacaGCCAGGGCAGAACGGTTCCTCAAATATAAGATTTAAccctttatatttatatatttgtaattattgacttttgtttataatgtataaatgtgctAACACGAGCTTAAATTTTACTTTGTGCTCAAAGTTTCAAAATTCATTTGAGCCAATGAAAGACATTCTCAACGGCTCggttaataaaagcaaaatcgCGTTCGTACTTCACAGGCTTCCGTATAATCAATGACGTTTGAGCTTGCTGCATTCTGATTGGCCCGTTTCAATACTCGCGGGCTACTTGAACTGAGACAGCCACAAAAATCAAACCAAGCAGctgcacaacacaaaaaaaaagcaacaaggCGCCGTCGTTTGACTTCATAGAAGCGTCTTTTGTGGGCTCTCCGTGGCGTGTCGAGGGGTTTAGCTGACCGGCATGGCGCGGTTTCTGTAGTTTAGGACTGTTGCATGATTTATTTTCGAATCTCGGTTTTGTAAAACGCCGCTGGCAactgtttatattgtttttgtccGGATCTCAACAGCTCACTTC
The genomic region above belongs to Puntigrus tetrazona isolate hp1 chromosome 14, ASM1883169v1, whole genome shotgun sequence and contains:
- the bbs7 gene encoding Bardet-Biedl syndrome 7 protein produces the protein MELNLNHVDYLQVGVTSQKTMKLLPTVGRKATQKVAVADHDGVVTCFGMKKGEAVPVFKSLPGQKISRLELGGALGTPQEKIFVSSGSEVRAYTKKGKQFLTFEANLTESINAMHVSGADLFVCASYIYNHYCDCKDQDYYLSGDKINDVLCLPVETVGRIVPILACQDRVLRVLQGSDLQYDVEVPGPPTVLELLNRDGGKGGEEVLYGTADGKLGLVQITKSGPITSWELDNEKKKGGVLCIDTFDIVGDGVKDILVGRDDGTVEVYGLDSSNEPTLRFENVLSESVTSIQGGCVGKEMYDEVLTTTYTGWVSGLTTEPQQMVAGPGDEIKMSRETQGKVASLRAELEQLQAKVLQGREKYQQSSQSSTAVSAVPVFSINDKFTLCQDDASYSLTLEVQTAIDNLLLQSDVPIDLLDVDKNSAVVSFSECDSESNGNFLLATYRCQANTTRLELKVRSIEGQYGTLQAYVTPRLQPKTCQVRQYQIKPLSLHQRTHAIDQERPMNTLRLTGQFSFAEIHSWVVFCLPEVPEKTPAGDSITFNFQNTFLGTQLEATYCKGEANFKSDNISTISILKDVLSKEATKRKINLNISYEVNEDSVSHTLQMIHPKLEYQLILAKKVQLIDALKELQVHEGNADFLIPEYRSILDESAQLLEEYKKQPAHLERLYGMITDLFIDKFKFKGQNVKTKVSQLLAILNNYELDSLMEFFSEA